The genomic region AATCATTCAACATCTTCATTGCTGACGTGATTTTGGAAGTGTCACTACTACTAAGTTCTTGCTCCTGAATAGATTCATCACCATAGTAGGGGCGACTAGGCTGATCAATAATTATTAAGGGTGGAACGAACGCAGATTGATTGCTAATGGCAAGCTCTTGCAAAGCAAGCATATTTATTAAGTGAAGAAACATGTGGTTTGAACTACTGCCAACATTTTCAATATGCATTGATGCCGGCTTTCTTAGTCGCAATCTCTTATCGGAGTAGCTAAAAATAGCCTCATAGTTTGCATAATTCTCTAGAGAGGAACTGACTTGATTAAGTAGACGTTGAGCATTTTGCTCAATATTTCGAATCGCTAAGTCACGCCTCTCCTCCACGTCAGTTACTCTAATTTTTTCAAGCTCCTCTTCAATTCGCCTAATTTCACCCTCTAAGTCAATGTCAGCTACTTTTGGTGTATTGCCAAATACTTCTAATTTTCCCTTTGCCTCACCGATGAACATCCATCTTTCGCGATCGGATTTAAATGCTTCCTGATCTATTGGTAGGGCCTGAAGTTCAGTCCTAAGTCGAAGCCTTTCAGCCTCATAACCTCTTCGTATTTCGGCAATTTGAATATCAACAGGATTTCGGTTGCGAATGGCAATTTTTAAGCGGCTAAAGTCATCGCGTAAAGCCTCTAAAAGCGATGAGAAGGCAGATGACCGAATTAGTGATGGTTCGCTTTCCGCAAGGACATCGATAGGCCGTAGACTATCTTCAGTCTCGGATAAGGTTTTCTTGTAACTAGCGTACTCACTCTTAAATCGATCAAGGTTCCGTATTTTTCTATCAATTTCGTATATGGCAGCACTAATTTCCTGATATTTTCCTCTCCAAGAAGTCGGCTTATCTTTGCTGAGTATTTCTTCCTGGATTGCCGAGGAAAGTGCTCTGACTGGGTCACTCGTATCAGCTTCCACGGCCAAGCCCAAAGCTGCTGCGCGAGTTGCTAGCTTTTCCAATTCCGGAGCCGACTTGCTTGCATTCTCAAATCTAGTACGCAATCGCTTCTGAAGCTTCTGTAGTTGTATCTCAAGTGCTGCCCGTCTCTCGCGCGCCAAAATATTGGGCGCATCGTCTATACCCATTGCCAAGTCAAA from Acidovorax sp. DW039 harbors:
- a CDS encoding DUF3732 domain-containing protein, with the translated sequence MRFSIDSICLWLKNGRRRTIEFLPGKINIVTGKSGTGKTAILDIFDYCLASSKHTISESIINESVAWYGVRFHIGNKHITICRRSPIGSVVSDEYFLSTIGELPDKPSKNTNETAVKKLLQIEFGIDDRINTPYGGQSIRAGSQLSFRFFLLFCSLSEDIITSSTVFFDKQSQDRYREALPRVFDLAMGIDDAPNILARERRAALEIQLQKLQKRLRTRFENASKSAPELEKLATRAAALGLAVEADTSDPVRALSSAIQEEILSKDKPTSWRGKYQEISAAIYEIDRKIRNLDRFKSEYASYKKTLSETEDSLRPIDVLAESEPSLIRSSAFSSLLEALRDDFSRLKIAIRNRNPVDIQIAEIRRGYEAERLRLRTELQALPIDQEAFKSDRERWMFIGEAKGKLEVFGNTPKVADIDLEGEIRRIEEELEKIRVTDVEERRDLAIRNIEQNAQRLLNQVSSSLENYANYEAIFSYSDKRLRLRKPASMHIENVGSSSNHMFLHLINMLALQELAISNQSAFVPPLIIIDQPSRPYYGDESIQEQELSSSDTSKITSAMKMLNDFVARMINNYSSEFQMIIFEHIPPSIWKGLDYVHLVEIFRDGNALIPSDGASE